In Aerosakkonema funiforme FACHB-1375, the DNA window TCTTCCCTAACCCCTAGCCCCTAGCCCCTAGTCCCTAATTAAGGAGGTGTTAAGGTGAATAGACTTTTGGAAGGAAAAGTTGCGATTGTTACTGGTGCCGGTACTGGAATTGGCGAAGCGATCGCACACAAATTTGCCAAAGCAGGTGCTAAAGTCGTCGTCAACGGACTGCCGGAAGATCCGGTAAAAGAAGTCGTAGAAGCGATTAGAAAATACGGCGGTCAAGCGCTTGCATATGCGGGCGACATTTCCGAAGAATCCCACGCCCAAGCTTGCGTTCGTGCAGCCATTACCGAATACGGAAATCTTCACATTTTGGTCAATAATGCCGGTGTATTTTTGGTCACTGCCGAAACCGAGCATTACCCGATCGAAGACTTCGATCGCACCATTCGGATGAATATCAGATCGGCATTTCTGATGACAAAATACGCCCTGCCGCACTTACAAAGAACGCGGGGCAATATCATTTCAGCGGGATCGGAAGCAGGCTTTAACGGGTTAGCTAAAAATACCCCCTACGGCGGCACAAAAGGATGGATGCACTCGTTTATGTTGGGAGTTGCTGTCGAGCAGGCAAAGTATGGAGTACGTGCTAATTGCGTTTGTCCCGGTGCGATCGATACAGCTTGGACGCACAAGGAAACTGGGCCAATGGATGCCCAGATGGAAAAAATGTTGATAAATGCCACACCAATGGCTCGACGCGGTACTCCAGAAGAAATAGCTAACGTCTATGCTTTCTTGGCATCGGACGAAGCAAGTTACGTCACTGGTGCTTTGTGGTTAGCCGATGGCGGGGTCACAGCAGCCAAGGGAGCAGTCGGTCAGGAAACACCGCAATCGCTGCGAGTTGAACCCCAAGGCGAACTGCGCCTAGATCATTCTTTAGAGGGGTTAGAAGACAAAAACTTTCACACCATTAAGAGATGAAAAACAAAAGTAAAAAGGCAAAAGTAAAAATATTATCTTTTTACTTTTGACTTTTGACTTTCACGGGAGGTGAGAAGGATGGCGACATTTAAAGACAGAACGGAAGCGGGTAAATTACTGGCTACAAAGCTTTCTGCTTATGCCAACCGCGCTGATGTTTTGGTGCTGGGACTACCGCGTGGTGGTGTTCCTGTCGCGTTTGAAGTAGCAAAAGCGCTGAATGCGGCGCTGGATGTTTTTGTAGTTCGCAAACTCGGTGTTCCCGGACAAGAAGAGTTGGCTATGGGTGCAATTGCTAGCGGTGGCGTCCGCGTGCTGAACACCCAAGTCGTGCGATCGCTTCACATCTCCACAGAAACAATCGATCGAGTAGCAGACTTGGAACAACAAGAATTGGAACGTCGCGAAAAACTCTACCGGGGAAACCGACCCGCACCCAACTACACCGGACGCACCATCATTGTTGTAGATGATGGTTTGGCAACTGGTTCCACTATGCGTGCTGCGATCGCAGCGCTAAG includes these proteins:
- a CDS encoding SDR family NAD(P)-dependent oxidoreductase encodes the protein MNRLLEGKVAIVTGAGTGIGEAIAHKFAKAGAKVVVNGLPEDPVKEVVEAIRKYGGQALAYAGDISEESHAQACVRAAITEYGNLHILVNNAGVFLVTAETEHYPIEDFDRTIRMNIRSAFLMTKYALPHLQRTRGNIISAGSEAGFNGLAKNTPYGGTKGWMHSFMLGVAVEQAKYGVRANCVCPGAIDTAWTHKETGPMDAQMEKMLINATPMARRGTPEEIANVYAFLASDEASYVTGALWLADGGVTAAKGAVGQETPQSLRVEPQGELRLDHSLEGLEDKNFHTIKR
- a CDS encoding phosphoribosyltransferase, with translation MATFKDRTEAGKLLATKLSAYANRADVLVLGLPRGGVPVAFEVAKALNAALDVFVVRKLGVPGQEELAMGAIASGGVRVLNTQVVRSLHISTETIDRVADLEQQELERREKLYRGNRPAPNYTGRTIIVVDDGLATGSTMRAAIAALRQYEPNLIIVAVPIAAPEICQEFQLEVDEVVCYNTPENLWAVGRAYEDFSQTSDEEVCRLLDRANNCQLAASS